In one window of Pseudomonadota bacterium DNA:
- a CDS encoding aminopeptidase P family protein — protein MSEALFIYDASERNADLYYATGFLAPDPFVFFSVRGKKYAVLSDLEIDRARREARVHKVLSINPFIALAGKKKKNPTQADVVHEILRCHDIKRIRVPADAPFALMDALRRRGYRVETGPAPFFEERLAKSRGELKCIAASQRAVFAALALVRDVLAASKIRGQRLAYRGQTLTSEMLRKMIDVFLCERGFEVTGTIVSCGRHAIDPHDVGSGALMPHSSIIVDIFPRSKKTRYFGDATRTFCRGRAPDALRRMYEAVKAAQAMAVGMVRPGVNGRKIHEAVHRFFDERGYPTRVRGGRNEGFFHGTGHSIGLEVHEEPARITGRDCRLRSGNVMSVEPGLYYPGIGGVRIEDLVHVTGRGCEVIGRFPKQLEIL, from the coding sequence ATGAGCGAGGCCCTCTTCATATACGATGCGTCCGAGCGCAACGCCGATCTGTACTACGCCACAGGTTTTCTCGCGCCCGACCCTTTTGTTTTCTTCAGCGTGCGCGGGAAGAAATACGCGGTCCTGTCCGATCTGGAGATAGACCGCGCGAGGCGAGAGGCCCGGGTTCACAAGGTGCTCTCGATCAACCCCTTCATCGCGCTCGCCGGAAAAAAGAAAAAGAATCCCACGCAGGCGGACGTGGTGCACGAGATACTCCGCTGTCATGACATAAAGAGGATCAGGGTGCCGGCCGACGCGCCGTTCGCCCTCATGGATGCGCTGCGCAGGCGCGGGTATCGCGTGGAGACCGGCCCTGCGCCGTTCTTCGAGGAGAGGCTCGCCAAGAGCAGGGGGGAGCTTAAATGTATAGCCGCGTCCCAGCGCGCGGTCTTTGCAGCGCTTGCCCTCGTGCGCGATGTGCTTGCTGCCAGCAAGATCAGGGGGCAAAGACTTGCATACAGGGGCCAGACGCTGACATCCGAGATGCTGCGTAAGATGATCGATGTGTTCCTGTGCGAGCGCGGCTTCGAAGTTACGGGCACCATCGTTTCCTGCGGCCGCCACGCGATCGACCCGCACGACGTGGGCAGCGGGGCCCTGATGCCGCATTCATCTATCATCGTGGACATCTTCCCACGCTCGAAGAAGACGCGCTATTTCGGCGACGCCACGCGCACCTTCTGCCGCGGCCGGGCGCCGGACGCGCTCCGCAGGATGTACGAGGCGGTCAAGGCCGCGCAGGCCATGGCGGTCGGGATGGTGCGGCCCGGCGTCAACGGCAGGAAAATACACGAGGCGGTCCACCGCTTCTTCGACGAGCGCGGATATCCCACGCGCGTGAGGGGCGGCCGCAACGAGGGGTTCTTCCACGGCACCGGCCACTCCATCGGCCTCGAGGTGCACGAGGAGCCTGCGCGCATCACAGGGCGCGACTGCAGGCTGAGGAGCGGCAACGTGATGAGCGTGGAGCCGGGGCTATACTATCCGGGAATCGGGGGCGTGCGCATCGAGGACCTGGTGCACGTCACCGGCCGCGGCTGCGAGGTCATCGGCAGGTTCCCGAAGCAGCTCGAGATTCTCTGA